AGCAGCTCCTGATCATGACTGATGGTGGCTCAGATTTTACGTCTGGCGCATTCCAGGCGGCCTGTCAGGAGCCGGGCAACTGGGTACGGGCCAAGGTCTCACAGAAGCGAGGAATGGGCATCCTGGAAAGGCTCAACCGGACCTTCAAATATGACGGCGTCTTCCGGGAAGAATTGACGAATATTGCCCAGCTTCGTGCGTTCAGCACGAAGTTTAAAAACTGGTACAACTCTGGAAGGAGACATTCCAGTCTGGGGTATGCCTACCCCTGGGTTAAACTGCTGGAAGCTACGGAATCTTCGAACGTGGCCTGAAGGATTTTCCGTACCACTACCAGCACCGCCAGAACCATCCGGCGGCGTTCATATTGTTTGATTAAACGGGGCACTTGTTTTGGCGTCATTGTCTCTCTTTGGGGTTGCTGTCTCTCGGGTTCGTAGGCTAGCCCGCATGGCCTGACGCATTTCTTCCGGCGGCCAGACCAGCCAAATTATTTCATCTTAAGAAATAGGTGTTTGAACACCTAAATGCAGTCCAGGTGCCTGATTTATGCTGATCCTATGACCCAGCTTGCCCCGGCTCACTTTGAACTCGGTCTGCATACCTTTGTGCCGTATGCGGAACGCACCTCTTCTGGCCAGGCTGTCAGCCCACGGCAGGAAATCAGGAATCTGCTGGAACAGGCCCAGCTGGCCGACGAAGTGGGGTTAGATGTCTTTGCCATCGGTGAGCATCACCGCCCCGACTATCTGGCTTCGTCTCCGGCGACCCTATTGGCAGGAGTAGCGGCCACCACGCACAACATCCGACTGTCCAGTGCCGTGACCGTGCTGGGCACCGACGACCCGGTGCGGGTGTTTCAGCAATTCGCCACCCTGGATCTGCTGAGCGGTGGCCGCGCCGAAATCATGGCAGGCCGTGGCTCTTTTTCCGAGTCGTTCCCGCTGTTTCTAGGCCCCAGCCGCTTTGATTACGATCAGTTGTTCGCTGAGCGGCTAGAGCTGCTGTTGCGGCTGCGCGAGGAGACCCACGTGACCTGGCAGGGGCAAACCCGCCCCGCGCTGGGCGGTGAGGGCGTCTACCCACGCCCGGTACAAGACCCGCTGCCAGTCTGGCTGGCGGTGGGAGGAACTCCCGCGTCGGCGGTCCGCGCCGGGACGCTGGGCTTGCCGATGGCGCTGGCGATCATCGGCGGTGAACCGGAGCGTTTCGTGCCGTTTGCCGAGCTGTACCGCCGCGCCGCAGAGCAAGCCGGAACCACGGAGCAGACCCGGCTGAGCATCAACTCCCACGGCTTCGTGGCCCGCGGCGCGCAGGCCGCTGCCGACGCCTATTTCCCCGCCCACGCCGAGCAGATGAACCGCATCGGGCGTGAGCGCGGCTGGCCGCCACTGAGCCGCGCATCCTACGAGCGGGACCGCGAACTGCGTGGAGCATTGCTGGTGGGCGATCCGCAGCAAGTGACCGAGAAGATCCTTTATCAGCACGAGCTGTTCGGGCATGACCGCTGCTTACTGCAAACCGTCGGAATGATGGATCACCGTGACGTGATGGAATTTATCGAGCTGCTCGGCACCGAGGTGGCCCCAGCGGTGAGGGCTGAGGTGGCGCGGCGACGCGGCTGAGGGGCCACCCATGCCCAGCAAACTTTAGTTGATGAACCCGGTCACCACGCCGGCGCCCTGGGCCGTCTTGACACAGCTCACGACCGGATCATTGAAGCCCGCCTGTGAAATGGTGCCTTCACCCTTTGTCCAGCAAGCGGCGACGGCGGCGCGGGTGATGGTCCGTCCGGCCACTACGCTGGCGACCCTGGCTGCGTTGCTGGCCCCGTACGGTGGTGACGTGCCCTTGGTATAGCGCACGCTGTAGATGTTGCGGTTGGCGGCCTGTCCCGGCAGACGGTAGCGGGTCACCTGAAGCTGCTGGCCCTGCGGCAGCGGATAAGTATAGGTCCGCACCGGGTTGCGGCTGCCTTCCAGCACGCTGTCCCGCACCGGCCCGGTGCGGCAGCCCAGCTCCCGGCACAGCGCCGAGTCGTACACCGGGGCCTTGGTCCCCAGCAGCGGCGCAGCCTGCGCGGAGGCGAAGGTCAGGGTCAGGCCGGTCAGCAGCAGGGCTCTCTTCATAAGAAGGAAGGTAGCCGCTGAGGCTGACGGCGGCTTGAGTGGCCCAGGTAGGCCGCTTTAGGCTTTACTCTCCCCGCGCCGCCGCGAGCAGCTCGCCGCTCAGGACCG
This sequence is a window from Deinococcus radiophilus. Protein-coding genes within it:
- a CDS encoding Atu2307/SP_0267 family LLM class monooxygenase; amino-acid sequence: MTQLAPAHFELGLHTFVPYAERTSSGQAVSPRQEIRNLLEQAQLADEVGLDVFAIGEHHRPDYLASSPATLLAGVAATTHNIRLSSAVTVLGTDDPVRVFQQFATLDLLSGGRAEIMAGRGSFSESFPLFLGPSRFDYDQLFAERLELLLRLREETHVTWQGQTRPALGGEGVYPRPVQDPLPVWLAVGGTPASAVRAGTLGLPMALAIIGGEPERFVPFAELYRRAAEQAGTTEQTRLSINSHGFVARGAQAAADAYFPAHAEQMNRIGRERGWPPLSRASYERDRELRGALLVGDPQQVTEKILYQHELFGHDRCLLQTVGMMDHRDVMEFIELLGTEVAPAVRAEVARRRG